A single genomic interval of Corvus cornix cornix isolate S_Up_H32 chromosome 11, ASM73873v5, whole genome shotgun sequence harbors:
- the ZFPM1 gene encoding LOW QUALITY PROTEIN: zinc finger protein ZFPM1 (The sequence of the model RefSeq protein was modified relative to this genomic sequence to represent the inferred CDS: inserted 1 base in 1 codon) — MSRRKQSNPRQIKRSLAAMEEGEDAPVGDKSPSERDGATSDREGSAERDTCSPPGSDESRDALESPKEPDKADPGENPQEPDTWNGPDELDLEVQEGQRRVRTRRSLPEGFSWGPFQGSIHSEPASPGHGDTSPPVTLVLGDESCWLSRLPLMPGEPDANAIIYRKDEALWCRTTRALREDEPLSAFVMAEPPAVPNHGVKAEPGESPYPAALHSDIQLLPQQAGMAAILATAVVNKDVFPCKDCGIWYRSERNLQAHLMYYCASRQSAGAGSPALDEKPKETYPNERVCPFPQCKKSCPSASSLEIHMRSHSGERPFVCLICLSAFTTKANCERHLKVHTDTLNGVCHSCGFISTTRDILYSHLVTNHMICQPGSKGEVFSPGSALPAAKPLAPGLSQPNNASLRKCSLSAFLPEALPALPQHVVLPGPPPGPDTAPVPAPAPAPPASPPDPRAGKLSPPAQPQNGEGPSSASSSSSSSSSTSGEPVRIKEEPAGSPASEAEAPKSGEGAGSPDAGSRTSSPRSLPSAKVKSELASPTPGSSPVPSEPGTGTAGGTVFLPQYVFGHEAAVVPQASEILAKMSELVHSRLKQGHGGAVPPAIYPGTPVPKGATCFECEITFNNINNYYVHKRLYCSSRHLAEDSPPGARKLKAPPGVPKGPPAPGTLLSPPAGNGQGPAAGDGDAGRDATPPATAPEGKAEEGGTKAGSPEAEGGSGRCSEDSQSPSSSAGDEGDEDPSKTLCEACNIRFSRHETYVVHKRFYCASRHDPPLRRPAAPKVPFVPQPLRTRKRRKLYEIHGAARRPAEPPPAPEPPPAEPPAAAPEPRASPEAEGPIDLSKKPRWQSEPVPTPTPAPLLPLADYHECTACRISFNSLDAYLAHKKYQCPATPLQPRTLEHLQKMKGAMAAPLKGRRSPGSPGEGDPEGSVRVRAAPAGSPGIPYPGADSLQRHPKGPLAPPGAKGPLAACPYCPLNGAIKGDLLEHFRNAHGLFVAKPPAGAGQGLPDALAPGAGRTPEPPLPAASPPRPPGPRLRRDSVTAKEGRDSPRPPGXPRAPASPGAPEGLREAARKPPTPPAYTDRGVQTPPAKAVPGPVPNGNHRYCRLCNIKFSSLSTFIAHKKYYCSSHAAEHVK, encoded by the exons ATGAGCTGGATCTGGAGGTGCAGGAGGGGCAGAGGCGGGTGCGGACCCGCAGGAGCCTCCCCGAGGGCTTCTCCTGGGGCCCCTTCCAGGGCAGCATCCACAGCGAGCCGGCATCGCCGGGGCACGGCGACACG AGCCCCCCCGTGACGCTGGTGCTGGGGGACgagagctgctggctgtccCGCCTGCCCCTCATGCCCGGAGAGCCCGATGCCAACGCCATCATCTACAGGAAGG ACGAAGCCCTGTGGTGCCGGACAACGCGAGCGCTGCGGGAGGACGAGCCCCTGAGCGCCTTCGTGATGGCAGAGCCACCAGCTGTCCCCAACCACGGGGTGAAAGCGGAGCCCGGCGAGTCCCCGTACCCGGCGGCGCTGCACTCGGacatccagctgctgccacagcaggcCGGCATGGCCGCCATCCTGGCCACTGCCGTGGTCAACA AGGACGTGTTCCCGTGCAAGGACTGCGGGATCTGGTACCGGAGCGAGCGCAACCTCCAGGCCCACCTGATGTACTACTGTGCCAGCCGGCAGAGCGCCGGCGCCGGCTCCCCCGCCCTGGATGAGAAGCCCAAGGAGACATATCCCAACGAGAGGGTCTGCCCCTTCCCACAGTGCAAGAAgagctgtcccagtgccagctccCTGGAGATCCACATGCGGAGCCACAGCG GAGAGCGGCCATTCGTCTGCCTGATCTGCCTGTCCGCCTTCACCACCAAAGCCAACTGCGAGCGGCACCTGAAGGTGCACACGGACACCCTGAACG GTGTCTGCCACAGCTGTGGCTTCATCTCCACCACGAGGGACATCCTGTACAGCCACCTGGTCACCAACCACATGATCTGCCAGCCGGGCTCCAAGGGCGAGGTGTTCTCACCAGGAtcagcccttcctgctgccaaACCCCTCGCTCCTG ggctgagccagcCGAACAACGCGTCCCTGCGGAAGTGCAGCCTGAGCGCGTTCCTGCCCGAGGCGCTGCCGGCCCTGCCGCAGCACGTGGTGCTGCCCGgccccccgcccggccccgaCACCGCCCCGGTACCGGCACCAGCACCGGCACCGCCGGCCTCGCCCCCCGACCCCAGGGCCGGCAAACTCTcgcccccagcccagccacagaACGGGGAAGGGCCTTCATCggcatcctcctcctcctcttcctcctcctccacgtCCGGCGAGCCCGTGCGCATCAAGGAGGAGCCGGCCGGCAGCCCGGCCAGCGAGGCGGAGGCCCCGAAGAGCGGGGAGGGGGCCGGCAGCCCCGACGCCGGCTCCCGGACCTCGTCCCCCCGCAGCCTGCCATCGGCCAAGGTCAAGTCGGAGCTCGCCAGCCCCACGCCGGGCTCCAGCCCCGTGCCCAGCGAGCCGGGGACGGGCACGGCCGGCGGCACCGTCTTCCTCCCGCAGTACGTGTTCGGCCACGAGGCCGCGGTGGTGCCGCAGGCGTCGGAGATCCTGGCCAAGATGTCGGAGCTGGTGCACAGCCGGCTGAAGCAGGGCCACGGGGGCGCGGTGCCGCCCGCCATCTACCCGGGCACGCCGGTGCCCAAGGGGGCCACCTGCTTCGAGTGCGAGATCACCTTCAACAACATCAACAACTACTACGTGCACAAGCGCCTGTACTGCTCCAGCCGGCACCTGGCCGAGGACAGCCCACCCGGGGCACGCAAGCTCAAAGCTCCCCCCGGGGTGCCCAAGGGTCCCCCCGCCCCGGGGACGCTGCTGTCCCCTCCGGCGGGCAACGGGCAGGGCCCTGCGGCGGGGGACGGGGACGCCGGCCGCGATGCCACACCGCCGGCCACCGCGCCAGAGGGCAAGGCTGAAGAGGGGGGCACCAAAGCGGGGTCCCCCGAGGCGGAGGGGGGGTCGGGGCGGTGCAGCGAGGACAGccagagccccagcagctcGGCGGGGGACGAGGGGGACGAGGACCCCAGCAAGACGCTGTGCGAGGCGTGCAACATCCGCTTCAGCCGCCACGAGACCTACGTGGTGCACAAGCGCTTCTACTGCGCCTCCCGGCACGACCCTCCCCtgcgccgccccgccgcccccaaAGTGCCCTTCGTGCCGCAGCCGCTGCGCACCCGCAAGCGCCGCAAGCTCTACGAGATCCACGGCGCCGCTCGCCGCCCCGCCGAGCCCCCGCCGGCACCGGAGCCCCCGCCCGCAGAgccgcccgcggccgcccccgAGCCCCGCGCCAGCCCCGAAGCCGAGGGTCCCATCGACCTGAGCAAGAAGCCGCGGTGGCAGAGCGAGCCGGTACCGACACCGACACCGGCCCCGCTGCTGCCCCTGGCCGACTACCACGAGTGCACCGCGTGCCGCATCAGCTTCAATAGCCTGGACGCGTACCTGGCGCACAAGAAGTACCAGTGCCCGGCCACGCCGCTGCAGCCCCGCACCCTCGAGCACCTGCAGAAGATGAAGGGGGCCATGGCCGCCCCCCTCAAGGGCCGGCgcagccccggcagccccggcgaGGGGGACCCCGAAGGATCGGTGCGGGtgcgggcggccccggcggggaGCCCCGGCATCCCCTACCCCGGCGCGGACTCGCTGCAGCGTCACCCCAAGGGTCCCCTGGCACCGCCGGGGGCCAAGGGTCCCCTCGCCGCCTGTCCCTACTGTCCCCTCAACGGGGCCATCAAGGGCGACCTCCTCGAGCACTTCCGAAACGCCCACGGGCTCTTCGTGGCCAAGCCGCCGGcgggggccgggcaggggctCCCGGACGCGCTGGCCCCCGGTGCCGGCAGGACGCCCGAGCCCCCGCTGCCCGCGGCGTCCCCCCCtcgcccgcccggcccccgccTCCGCCGGGACAGCGTCACCGCCAAGGAGGGCCGGGACAGCCCCCGGCCCCCCG TCCCCCGGGCCCCCGCCTCGCCCGGAGCCCCCGAGGGACTGCGGGAAGCTGCCCGCAAGCCCCCCACGCCCCCGGCCTACACGGACAGGGGGGTGCAGACCCCTCCGGCCAAGGCGGTGCCCGGCCCGGTGCCCAACGGCAACCACAGGTACTGTCGCCTCTGCAACATCAAGTTCAGCAGCCTGTCCACCTTCATCGCCCACAAGAAGTATTACTGCTCCTCCCACGCTGCCGAGCACGTCAAGTAg